In Streptomyces sp. 840.1, one DNA window encodes the following:
- a CDS encoding spermidine/putrescine ABC transporter substrate-binding protein: MEQYEPERLSAAQLAAMRRTLTSGRGALTRRSLLRASGTGALTLGGLGLLGACGIPPAKREGDAAAASDDHSAKEKQVNFSNWTEYMDVTDDGKHRPTLEQFTERTGIKVKYTEDINDNVEFFGKIKPQLAAGQDTGRDIICVTDWLAARIVRLGWAQKLDASNLPNAYANLSAQFRSPDWDPGRAYSYPWAGIPTVIAYNSKATGGRRIDSVSQLLDDPKLKGRVSFLSEMRDSVGMTLLDMGKDPAAFTDADYDAAIGRIQKGVDRNQIRRFTGNDYTADLDKGDIAACVAWAGDIIQLQAGNPDIKYAIPAAGYVISSDNMLVPVKARHKTNAEKLMDHYYRPPVAAELAAYINFVCPVDGVREELARIDKSMADNPLILPDKKMAAASHAFRSLTAEEETAYEEKFAKLIGA, encoded by the coding sequence ATGGAGCAGTACGAGCCCGAGCGTCTCTCGGCGGCCCAGCTGGCCGCGATGCGTCGCACTCTGACCAGTGGCAGGGGAGCCCTCACCCGCCGATCGCTGCTGCGCGCCTCCGGCACCGGCGCGCTCACACTCGGCGGGCTCGGCCTGCTCGGCGCGTGCGGAATCCCTCCCGCGAAGCGGGAGGGGGACGCCGCGGCCGCCTCCGACGACCATTCGGCCAAGGAGAAGCAGGTCAACTTCTCCAACTGGACCGAGTACATGGACGTCACCGACGACGGCAAGCACCGGCCCACTCTGGAGCAGTTCACCGAGCGCACCGGGATCAAGGTCAAGTACACCGAGGACATCAACGACAACGTCGAGTTCTTCGGCAAGATCAAGCCGCAGCTCGCCGCCGGCCAGGACACCGGCCGCGACATCATCTGCGTCACGGACTGGCTCGCCGCCCGTATCGTCCGGCTCGGCTGGGCGCAGAAGCTCGACGCCTCCAACCTGCCGAACGCCTACGCCAACCTCTCCGCCCAGTTCCGCTCCCCGGACTGGGACCCGGGCCGCGCCTACTCCTACCCCTGGGCCGGCATCCCCACCGTCATCGCCTACAACTCCAAGGCGACCGGCGGCCGCAGGATCGACTCCGTCAGTCAGCTGCTCGACGATCCGAAACTCAAGGGCCGGGTCAGCTTCCTCTCGGAGATGCGCGACTCCGTCGGCATGACCCTGCTCGACATGGGCAAGGACCCCGCCGCCTTCACCGACGCCGACTACGACGCCGCGATCGGCCGGATCCAGAAGGGCGTCGACCGCAACCAGATCCGCCGGTTCACCGGCAACGACTACACCGCGGACCTCGACAAGGGCGACATCGCCGCCTGCGTCGCCTGGGCCGGCGACATCATCCAGCTCCAGGCCGGCAACCCGGACATCAAGTACGCGATACCCGCCGCGGGCTACGTCATATCCAGCGACAACATGCTGGTCCCGGTGAAGGCACGGCACAAGACCAACGCCGAGAAGCTCATGGACCACTACTACCGGCCGCCGGTCGCCGCCGAGCTCGCCGCGTACATCAACTTCGTCTGCCCGGTCGACGGCGTCCGCGAGGAACTCGCCAGGATCGACAAGTCGATGGCCGACAACCCGCTGATTCTCCCGGACAAGAAGATGGCGGCCGCCTCGCACGCCTTCCGGTCCCTGACCGCCGAGGAAGAGACGGCGTACGAGGAGAAGTTCGCCAAGCTCATCGGCGCCTGA
- a CDS encoding ABC transporter ATP-binding protein: MTQQQTGGDVRLTGISKTYGSFAAVQPLDLTVPQGSFFALLGASGCGKTTTLRMIAGLEEATTGTVSLGGRDITGLPPYKRPVNTVFQSYALFPHLDITENVAFGLRRRGIKSVKKQVDDMLELVQLGDFARRKPHQLSGGQQQRVAVARALINHPQVLLLDEPLGALDLKLRRQMQLELKRIQTEVGITFVHVTHDQEEAMTMADTVAVMNAGRVEQLGNPADLYENPRTTFVANFLGTSNLIEGEVLSTGTDLVVSASGGKLRLPGDRCPAPTAKGGKLLLGIRPEKISLAHLDDADAIADGRNRVTGRIVDSSFIGVSTQYVVESPAGKSLQVYEQNIERDARLTPGAEVVLHWNPAHTFGLDATQDIDAGVETVEDAA, translated from the coding sequence ATGACACAGCAGCAGACAGGCGGCGATGTCCGCCTCACCGGGATCAGCAAGACGTACGGCTCCTTCGCCGCCGTGCAACCGCTCGATCTGACCGTCCCGCAAGGCTCCTTCTTCGCGCTGCTCGGCGCGTCCGGCTGCGGCAAGACCACCACCCTGCGGATGATCGCGGGCCTGGAGGAGGCCACCACCGGCACCGTCTCGCTCGGCGGCCGCGACATCACCGGCCTCCCCCCGTACAAGCGGCCCGTCAACACGGTCTTCCAGAGCTACGCGCTCTTCCCGCACCTCGACATCACCGAGAACGTCGCCTTCGGACTGCGCCGGCGCGGCATCAAGTCGGTCAAGAAGCAGGTCGACGACATGCTGGAGCTCGTCCAGCTCGGCGACTTCGCCCGGCGCAAGCCGCACCAGCTCTCCGGCGGCCAGCAGCAGCGCGTCGCCGTCGCCCGCGCCCTGATCAACCACCCCCAGGTGCTGCTCCTCGACGAGCCGCTCGGCGCCCTCGACCTCAAGCTGCGCCGCCAGATGCAGCTGGAGCTCAAGCGCATCCAGACCGAGGTCGGCATCACGTTCGTCCACGTCACCCACGACCAGGAGGAGGCCATGACCATGGCCGACACCGTCGCGGTGATGAACGCGGGCCGGGTCGAGCAGCTGGGCAACCCCGCCGACCTCTACGAGAACCCCCGGACGACGTTCGTCGCCAACTTCCTCGGAACCTCGAACCTCATCGAGGGCGAGGTCCTCTCCACCGGCACCGACCTCGTCGTATCGGCCAGTGGCGGCAAGCTGCGGCTGCCCGGTGACCGATGTCCCGCGCCGACCGCGAAGGGCGGCAAGCTGCTCCTGGGCATCCGCCCCGAGAAGATCTCCCTCGCACACCTCGATGACGCGGACGCGATAGCGGACGGCCGCAACCGGGTCACCGGACGGATCGTCGACTCCAGCTTCATCGGCGTCTCCACCCAGTACGTGGTGGAGAGCCCGGCGGGCAAGTCGCTTCAGGTGTACGAGCAGAACATCGAGCGTGATGCGAGGCTCACCCCGGGGGCCGAGGTCGTCCTGCACTGGAACCCGGCCCACACCTTCGGCCTGGACGCCACCCAGGACATCGACGCAGGTGTGGAGACGGTGGAGGACGCGGCGTGA
- a CDS encoding FAD-binding oxidoreductase, with amino-acid sequence MAPVAMSTAAQSIADAKPVSFWLDDPGRPEALPALTGDEHCDLLVIGAGYSGLWTALLAKEREPERDVVLIEGHETGWAASGRNGGFCAASLTHGLPNGLERWPGEIEKLEELGARNLDAIEEAVARYGIDCEFERTGEIDVATQPHQLEELREWHQELERRGFGGVEFLDGEALRAHVDSPTFLGGLWDRRGVAMLHPAKLAWGLKQACLDLGVRIYEHTRGLELARTGTGMAVRTPDGRVLARRVALGTNIFPSLVKRVRPYTVPVYDYALMTEPLTAGQLAAIGWKNRQGLGDSANQFHYFRLSADNRILWGGYDAIYPYGGRLSAALDQRPETFLKLAGQFFECFPQLAGVRFTHAWGGAIDTCSRFSAFFGTAHQGRVAYAAGYTGLGVGATRFGADVMLDLLAGQETERTALEMVRSKPMPFPPEPFAWAGIELTKRSLARADDNGGHRNLWLRTMDRLGLGFDS; translated from the coding sequence ATGGCCCCAGTTGCCATGAGCACCGCCGCCCAGTCAATCGCCGACGCGAAGCCGGTCTCGTTCTGGCTGGACGACCCCGGCAGGCCCGAAGCGCTCCCGGCGCTCACGGGCGACGAGCACTGCGACCTCCTCGTCATCGGGGCCGGCTACAGCGGACTGTGGACCGCGCTGCTCGCCAAGGAGCGCGAACCGGAACGCGATGTCGTACTGATCGAGGGGCACGAGACGGGCTGGGCCGCCTCGGGCCGCAACGGCGGATTCTGCGCCGCCTCCCTCACCCACGGCCTGCCCAACGGGCTGGAGCGCTGGCCCGGCGAGATCGAGAAGCTGGAGGAGCTGGGCGCGCGCAACCTCGACGCCATCGAGGAGGCGGTCGCCCGCTACGGCATCGACTGCGAATTCGAGCGCACCGGTGAGATCGATGTCGCCACCCAGCCCCACCAGCTCGAAGAGCTGCGGGAATGGCACCAGGAGCTGGAGCGGCGAGGCTTCGGCGGCGTCGAGTTCCTGGACGGTGAAGCGCTGCGCGCCCATGTCGACTCACCGACATTCCTGGGTGGCCTCTGGGACCGCCGCGGGGTCGCGATGCTGCACCCGGCCAAGCTGGCCTGGGGCCTGAAACAGGCCTGCCTCGACCTGGGAGTCCGGATCTACGAGCACACCCGGGGCCTGGAGCTGGCCAGAACCGGAACCGGAATGGCGGTCCGCACCCCGGACGGCAGGGTGCTCGCGCGCCGGGTCGCCCTCGGCACGAACATCTTCCCCTCGCTCGTGAAGCGGGTCCGCCCGTACACCGTCCCGGTCTACGACTACGCGCTGATGACGGAACCGCTGACCGCCGGACAGCTCGCCGCGATCGGCTGGAAGAACCGGCAGGGCCTGGGCGACAGCGCCAATCAGTTCCATTACTTCCGGCTCTCCGCCGACAACCGCATTCTGTGGGGCGGATACGACGCGATCTATCCGTACGGGGGCCGGCTCAGCGCTGCACTCGACCAGCGGCCGGAAACGTTCCTGAAGCTCGCCGGGCAGTTCTTCGAATGCTTCCCGCAATTGGCGGGAGTGCGGTTCACCCACGCCTGGGGCGGCGCGATCGACACCTGTTCCCGGTTCTCCGCATTCTTCGGCACCGCCCATCAGGGCCGGGTCGCCTATGCCGCCGGATACACCGGACTCGGCGTCGGGGCCACCCGGTTCGGCGCCGATGTGATGCTCGACCTGCTGGCCGGCCAGGAGACGGAGCGGACCGCGCTGGAGATGGTGCGCAGCAAGCCGATGCCGTTCCCGCCGGAGCCCTTCGCCTGGGCCGGGATCGAGCTGACGAAGCGTTCCCTGGCCCGCGCCGACGACAACGGCGGCCACCGCAATCTGTGGCTGCGCACGATGGACCGGCTGGGGCTGGGCTTCGACAGCTGA
- a CDS encoding phosphatase PAP2 family protein, translating to MVSGLLALFALTTWQIAADGPLRGLDERTGRALVGRGPAGLTEFLADLGNMQVALPVLGCAIAWSLVRGARRAPVTAALTTAAAGLLVVPLKDWIARPGPLTDATGYYPSGHAATAAVAYGAAALLLAPYLRRSWMMPVAAVLLTAATGIGLVLRGYHWPLDVLGSWFLCGLLLLPLVVPGRSQPPK from the coding sequence GTGGTCTCGGGCCTGCTGGCCCTGTTCGCCCTCACCACCTGGCAGATCGCGGCCGACGGCCCGCTGCGCGGCCTCGACGAACGCACCGGCCGCGCCCTGGTGGGCCGGGGTCCGGCCGGGCTCACCGAATTCCTCGCGGATCTCGGCAACATGCAGGTCGCGCTCCCGGTGCTGGGCTGCGCGATTGCCTGGTCGCTCGTGCGCGGTGCGCGCCGCGCCCCGGTCACGGCGGCGCTGACCACGGCCGCGGCGGGGCTGCTCGTCGTCCCGCTCAAGGACTGGATCGCCCGCCCCGGGCCGCTGACCGACGCCACCGGCTACTACCCCTCGGGCCACGCGGCGACCGCGGCGGTGGCGTACGGGGCCGCGGCGCTGCTGCTCGCCCCGTACCTGCGGCGGTCATGGATGATGCCCGTCGCCGCCGTCCTGCTGACGGCGGCGACGGGCATCGGTCTGGTGCTGCGCGGCTACCACTGGCCGCTGGACGTGCTGGGCAGCTGGTTCCTGTGCGGGCTGCTGCTCCTGCCGCTGGTGGTTCCGGGGCGCTCTCAGCCGCCGAAGTAG
- the gabT gene encoding 4-aminobutyrate--2-oxoglutarate transaminase yields MTAIPQERRVVTAIPGPKSVELQARRLAAVAAGVGSTLPVFTARAGGGIIEDVDGNRLIDFGSGIAVTSVGASAEAVVRRASAQLADFTHTCFMVTPYEGYVEVCEQLAELTPGDHAKKSALFNSGAEAVENAVKIARAYTKRTAVVVFDHGYHGRTNLTMGMTAKNMPYKQGFGPFAPEVYRVPVAYGYRWPTGAQNAGAEASAQAIDEITKQIGADNVAAIVIEPVLGEGGFIEPAKGFLPAIAQFAKDNGIVFVADEIQSGFCRTGQWFACEDEGIVPDLITTAKGIAGGLPLSAVTGRAEIMDAAHAGGLGGTYGGNPVACAGALGAIETMRELDLNGKAKRIEEVMKGRLAEMRAKLPNGDIIGDIRGRGAMIAIELVRSGTKDPDPAAAAQLAKACHAEGVLVLTCGTYGNVLRFLPPLVIGEELLNEGLDVIEQAFAGV; encoded by the coding sequence ATGACCGCAATTCCGCAGGAGCGCCGCGTCGTCACCGCCATTCCCGGCCCGAAGTCGGTGGAGCTGCAGGCCCGCCGCCTCGCCGCGGTCGCCGCCGGTGTGGGCTCCACACTGCCGGTGTTCACCGCGCGTGCCGGTGGCGGGATCATCGAGGACGTGGACGGCAACCGGCTGATCGACTTCGGTTCCGGTATCGCCGTGACGTCGGTCGGCGCCTCCGCCGAGGCCGTGGTGCGGCGGGCGTCCGCGCAGCTCGCGGACTTCACCCACACCTGTTTCATGGTCACTCCGTACGAGGGGTACGTCGAGGTCTGCGAGCAGCTCGCCGAGCTGACGCCGGGCGACCACGCGAAGAAGTCCGCGCTGTTCAACTCGGGCGCCGAGGCCGTCGAGAACGCGGTGAAGATCGCCCGCGCCTACACCAAGCGCACCGCCGTCGTCGTCTTCGACCACGGCTACCACGGCCGGACCAACCTCACCATGGGCATGACGGCGAAGAACATGCCGTACAAGCAGGGCTTCGGCCCGTTCGCGCCCGAGGTCTACCGGGTGCCGGTGGCGTACGGCTACCGCTGGCCGACCGGTGCGCAGAACGCCGGGGCCGAGGCGTCCGCGCAGGCCATCGACGAGATCACCAAGCAGATCGGCGCGGACAACGTCGCCGCGATCGTCATCGAGCCGGTCCTCGGCGAGGGCGGGTTCATCGAGCCGGCCAAGGGCTTCCTGCCGGCGATCGCGCAGTTCGCCAAGGACAACGGCATCGTCTTCGTCGCGGACGAGATCCAGTCCGGCTTCTGCCGCACCGGCCAGTGGTTCGCCTGCGAGGACGAGGGCATCGTCCCGGACCTGATCACCACCGCCAAGGGCATCGCGGGCGGCCTGCCGCTCTCCGCGGTCACCGGCCGCGCCGAGATCATGGACGCCGCGCACGCCGGCGGCCTCGGCGGCACCTACGGCGGGAACCCGGTCGCCTGCGCGGGTGCGCTCGGCGCCATCGAGACGATGCGCGAGCTGGACCTGAACGGGAAGGCGAAGCGCATCGAGGAGGTCATGAAGGGCCGCCTCGCCGAGATGCGGGCCAAGCTGCCCAACGGGGACATCATCGGTGACATCCGGGGCCGGGGCGCGATGATCGCGATCGAGCTGGTGCGGTCCGGCACCAAGGACCCGGACCCGGCGGCGGCCGCGCAGCTCGCCAAGGCCTGCCACGCCGAGGGTGTGCTGGTGCTCACCTGCGGCACCTACGGCAACGTCCTGCGCTTCCTGCCGCCGCTGGTGATCGGCGAGGAGCTGCTGAACGAGGGCCTCGACGTGATCGAGCAGGCGTTCGCCGGCGTCTGA
- a CDS encoding ABC transporter permease, which yields MPVLRWLRRHIIVIAGLLTLAYMILPNIVVMVFSFNKPNGRFNYSWQRFSVDAWKDPCGVADMCGSLSLSLQIAVWATVGATVLGTMIAFALVRYRFRARGAINSLIFLPMAMPEVVMAASLLTLFLNMGAQLGFWTILIAHIMFCLSFVVTAVKARVMSMDPRLEEAARDLYAGPVQTFVRVTLPIAAPGIAAGALLAFALSFDDFIITNFNAGSTVTFPMFVWGSAQRGTPVQINVIGTAMFIIAVLVVLAGQLIANRRKNSARP from the coding sequence ATGCCCGTACTGCGCTGGCTGCGACGCCACATCATCGTCATCGCGGGTCTGCTGACGCTCGCCTACATGATCCTGCCGAACATCGTCGTGATGGTGTTCTCCTTCAACAAGCCCAACGGGCGGTTCAACTACTCCTGGCAGCGCTTCTCGGTGGACGCCTGGAAGGACCCCTGCGGGGTGGCCGACATGTGCGGCTCGCTCTCGCTCTCCCTCCAGATCGCCGTCTGGGCCACGGTCGGCGCGACCGTGCTCGGCACGATGATCGCGTTCGCCCTGGTCCGCTACCGCTTCCGGGCGCGCGGCGCGATCAACTCGCTGATCTTCCTGCCGATGGCGATGCCCGAGGTCGTCATGGCCGCCTCGCTGCTCACCCTGTTCCTCAACATGGGCGCGCAGCTGGGCTTCTGGACGATCCTCATCGCGCACATCATGTTCTGCCTCAGCTTCGTGGTGACGGCGGTCAAGGCGCGCGTCATGTCGATGGACCCCCGGCTCGAGGAGGCGGCGCGCGACCTGTACGCGGGGCCCGTGCAGACCTTCGTGCGGGTGACCCTGCCGATCGCCGCCCCGGGAATCGCCGCAGGAGCACTGCTCGCTTTCGCGCTCTCCTTCGACGATTTCATCATCACCAATTTCAACGCGGGCTCGACCGTGACCTTCCCCATGTTCGTCTGGGGATCGGCACAGCGCGGCACGCCCGTGCAGATCAACGTCATCGGTACGGCAATGTTCATCATTGCGGTACTGGTGGTTCTCGCCGGCCAGCTGATAGCGAACCGGCGGAAGAACAGCGCACGACCCTGA
- a CDS encoding chitinase produces the protein MERTGPPARITGLLAAFTAALLAAGGLAASAPSAAAADAELARNGTFEVGLDGWSCTGGSGAVVTTPVHGGTSALKATPAGSDYAKCSQAVTVKPDSTYTLSAWVQGSYVYLGAEGTGTTDVSTWTQSAGAWQKLTTTFRTGASTTSVKVYTHGWYGTPAYYADDLSLVGPGGDPVVLPAVPAGLKAGTATTSSVPLSWTASSGATGYNVYRGGTKVLSTTATSATVTGLAASTAYSFQVTATNAGGESAKSAAVLATTKTGGSGGEGGATLPAHALVGYLHSSFANGSGYTRMADVPDSWDVIDLAFGEPTSVTSGDIRFSLCPVAECPNVESAAEFKAAIKAKQAAGKKVLISIGGQNGQVQLATTAARDTFVSSVSKIIDEYGLDGLDIDFEGHSLSLNTGDTDFRSPTTPVIVNLISAVKTLKAKYGDKFVLTMAPETFFVQLGYQYYGSGPWGGQDPRAGAYLPVIHALRDDLTLLHVQDYNSGSIMGLDNQYHSMGGADFHIAMTDMLLTGFPVAGDQTKVFPGLRPDQVSIGLPASTQAGNGHTSPAEVTKALNCLTKKTDCGSYATHGTWSGLRGLMTWSINWDRFNNWEFSKNFDAYFGG, from the coding sequence GTGGAACGTACGGGACCCCCTGCCCGCATTACCGGACTGCTGGCCGCCTTCACGGCCGCCCTTCTGGCCGCCGGCGGCCTGGCGGCCTCGGCGCCGAGCGCCGCGGCGGCCGACGCCGAGCTGGCGCGCAACGGCACCTTCGAGGTCGGCCTGGACGGCTGGAGCTGTACGGGCGGCAGCGGAGCCGTTGTCACCACCCCGGTGCACGGCGGTACCTCGGCGCTGAAGGCGACCCCGGCGGGCAGCGACTACGCCAAGTGCTCGCAGGCCGTCACGGTCAAGCCGGACTCCACGTACACCCTGAGCGCCTGGGTGCAGGGCAGCTACGTCTACCTGGGCGCGGAGGGCACCGGCACGACGGACGTGTCCACCTGGACGCAGTCCGCCGGTGCCTGGCAGAAGCTCACCACCACGTTCAGGACCGGCGCCTCCACCACCTCGGTCAAGGTCTACACGCACGGCTGGTACGGGACGCCCGCCTACTACGCCGACGACCTCAGCCTCGTCGGCCCCGGCGGCGACCCGGTCGTCCTCCCGGCGGTACCGGCGGGACTCAAGGCGGGCACCGCCACCACTTCCTCGGTCCCGCTGTCCTGGACCGCGTCCTCCGGCGCCACCGGCTACAACGTCTACCGGGGCGGCACGAAGGTCCTCTCCACCACCGCCACCTCCGCGACGGTGACGGGCCTCGCCGCCTCGACCGCGTACAGCTTCCAGGTCACCGCGACCAACGCGGGGGGTGAGTCCGCCAAGTCCGCCGCGGTGCTCGCCACCACCAAGACCGGCGGCAGCGGGGGAGAGGGCGGGGCCACGCTGCCGGCCCACGCCCTCGTCGGCTATCTGCACTCCAGCTTCGCCAACGGCTCCGGCTACACGCGGATGGCGGACGTGCCCGACTCCTGGGACGTCATCGACCTCGCCTTCGGCGAACCCACCTCCGTCACCTCGGGCGACATCCGGTTCTCGCTCTGCCCGGTGGCCGAGTGCCCGAACGTCGAGTCGGCGGCCGAGTTCAAGGCGGCCATCAAGGCCAAGCAGGCCGCCGGCAAGAAGGTGCTGATCTCCATCGGCGGCCAGAACGGACAGGTGCAGCTCGCCACCACCGCCGCCCGCGACACCTTCGTCTCCTCGGTCAGCAAGATCATCGACGAGTACGGTCTGGACGGCCTGGACATCGACTTCGAGGGCCACTCGCTCTCGCTGAACACCGGCGACACCGACTTCCGCAGCCCCACCACACCGGTCATCGTCAACCTGATCTCCGCGGTGAAGACGCTCAAGGCCAAGTACGGCGACAAGTTCGTCCTGACCATGGCCCCCGAGACCTTCTTCGTGCAGCTCGGCTACCAGTACTACGGCTCGGGCCCCTGGGGCGGCCAGGACCCGCGCGCCGGCGCCTACCTCCCGGTGATCCACGCCCTGCGCGACGACCTCACCCTGCTGCACGTCCAGGACTACAACTCGGGCTCCATCATGGGCCTGGACAACCAGTACCACTCGATGGGCGGCGCCGACTTCCACATCGCCATGACCGACATGCTGCTGACCGGCTTCCCGGTGGCGGGCGACCAGACCAAGGTCTTCCCGGGCCTGCGCCCCGACCAGGTCTCGATCGGTCTGCCGGCCTCCACCCAGGCGGGCAACGGCCACACCTCGCCCGCCGAGGTGACCAAGGCGCTGAACTGCCTGACGAAGAAGACCGACTGCGGCTCCTACGCCACCCACGGCACCTGGTCCGGACTGCGCGGGCTGATGACCTGGTCGATCAACTGGGACCGCTTCAACAACTGGGAGTTCTCGAAGAACTTCGACGCCTACTTCGGCGGCTGA
- a CDS encoding ABC transporter permease → MSVTQEAPPAPAEELKVRKPSTRKRLVPYWLLLPGILWLVVFFALPLIYQGSTSVQTGSLEKGFEVTWHFQTYWDALADYYPQFVRSLLYAGTATILCLLLGYPLAYLIAFKAGRWRNLVLVLVIAPFFTSFLIRTLAWKTILADGGAVVDVLNTLHVLDVTSWLGWTESNRVLATPMAVVCGLTYNFLPFMILPLYTSLERIDGRLHEAAGDLYATPATTFRKVTFPLSMPGVVSGTLLTFIPASGDYVNAELLGSTDTKMVGSVIQTQFLRVLDYPTAAALSFILMAVVLIAVTVYIRRSGTEDLV, encoded by the coding sequence GTGAGCGTCACCCAGGAGGCGCCACCCGCTCCCGCCGAGGAGCTGAAGGTGCGCAAGCCCTCCACCCGTAAGCGTCTCGTCCCCTACTGGCTGCTGCTCCCCGGCATCCTGTGGCTCGTCGTCTTCTTCGCGCTGCCGCTGATCTACCAGGGCTCGACCTCCGTCCAGACCGGATCCCTGGAGAAGGGGTTCGAGGTCACCTGGCACTTCCAGACGTACTGGGACGCGCTGGCCGACTACTACCCGCAGTTCGTCCGGTCCCTGCTGTACGCCGGCACCGCGACGATCCTGTGCCTCCTGCTCGGCTACCCGCTCGCCTACCTCATCGCGTTCAAGGCCGGCCGCTGGCGCAACCTGGTGCTGGTGCTGGTCATCGCACCGTTCTTCACCAGCTTCCTGATCCGCACCCTCGCCTGGAAGACGATCCTCGCGGACGGCGGCGCCGTCGTCGACGTACTGAACACCCTGCACGTCCTGGACGTCACCAGCTGGCTCGGCTGGACCGAGTCCAACCGGGTGCTGGCCACCCCGATGGCCGTGGTCTGCGGACTCACGTACAACTTCCTGCCGTTCATGATCCTGCCGCTCTACACCTCGCTGGAGCGGATCGACGGCCGGCTGCACGAAGCGGCCGGGGACCTCTACGCCACCCCCGCCACCACCTTCCGCAAGGTGACGTTCCCGCTCTCCATGCCGGGCGTCGTCTCCGGCACCCTGCTGACCTTCATCCCGGCCAGCGGTGACTACGTGAACGCGGAACTCCTGGGCTCCACCGACACCAAGATGGTCGGCAGCGTCATCCAGACCCAGTTCCTGCGCGTCCTCGACTATCCGACGGCGGCCGCGCTCTCCTTCATCCTCATGGCGGTCGTACTGATCGCGGTCACTGTCTACATCCGCCGCTCCGGGACGGAGGACCTGGTCTGA